Genomic DNA from Gemmatimonadaceae bacterium:
GGCGCCCGAGGCGACCGCCCCGGTGCTGCGGGCCATCACGCGGCATGGCGCCAAGGACCGCGTGCTGATCGGCAGTTTCAGCAATGCAGCGCACGACGAGCTCGAGGGACAGGGCTTCCACATCTCCGCTTCGCGTCGCGACGTGACGCGGCTGCTTTGGCGCGCCCTGCTGCTGCTCCCGGCGGGAACGGTCCACTACCAGGCGTGCAGCGTCCCGCCGCGCTGGAAATGGCTGCGCCTCCCCGTCCGGCGCTTCGCGCGCATGCTCCACCGGCGGGGGATCCCGACGCACTGCTGGACCGTGAATGACCCGGCGATGGCCCGGACGCTTTGGGCGGGCGGGGTCAACGCGATACTTTCCGATGACCCGGGAACGATGCTCGCCCTGCTTGGGCGTGGCCCCGGGGTCATATCCGCTGCGGAGACCTGATGACGGCCCCGACGCCGCCCGACAAGAAGAAGACGAACTACAAGCTGGCCTGGGGCGAGACGAAGGCGTTGATGTGGACGCATCGTCGCACGCTGGGCATCGGCTTCGTACTGATGCTGGCGAGCCGCGCGGCCGGGTTCGTCGGGCCGGCGAGCACCAAGTGGCTGATGGACGAAGTCGTCGGCAAGCGCCGGTTCGACCTGCTCTGGCCGCTCGCGCTGGCCGTGGGACTCGCGGCGCTGGTGCAGGCCGCCACCTCCTTTGCGCTCTCGCAGGTAATCAGCGTCGCCGGGCAGCGGGCCATCACCGAGCTTCGCCGCCGGGTGCACGCCCGGCTGCTGCGCCTCCCGGTCTCGTTCTTCGACGAGACGCAGAGCGGCGTGCTGATCAACCGGGTGATGAACGATGCCGAAGGGATCCGCAATCTCATCGGCACGGGGATCATCCAGCTGGTGGGCGGCGTGCTGACTGCCGCGGTCGCGCTCGGCGTGCTGTTCTACCTGAACTGGCAGATGACGGTGGCCACGCTGCTCTTCCTCGGCATCTTCGGGGCGGGAATGGCGTATGCCTTCATGACCCTGCGCCCGGTCTTTCGCGAGCGGAGCGTGATCTCCGCCGAGGTGAGCGGGCGGCTCGGGCAGGCCTTTGGCGGCGCGCGCGTGGTGAAGATCTACACGGCCGAGAAGCGCGAGGAGAAGGTGTTCACCCTCGGCGCGCACCGGCTCTTTCGCAACATCGCCCGGACGATCACCGGGACGTCGGCCATCGGCGCGCTGAGCACGGTGATCATCGGCGCCATCTACGTGGTGTTGATCGTCTTCGGCGGTCGCGCGATTATCCGCGGCGAGATGACGATCGGCGACCTGTTCATGTACGTGTTCATGGTTGCGCTCGTCGCCTTTCCCGTGGTGCAGATCGCCAGCATCGGCACCCAGATCACCGAGGCGTTCGCGGGCCTCGACCGCATCCGCGAGATCATGCAGACGCCCACCGAGGACGAACACGACGCGGCGCGTGAGCGCGTCGCGGGGCTGCGGGGCGCCATCGAGTTCGACGACGTCAGCTTCGAGTATCGCGCCGGCGTCCCGGTGCTGAGCGGCGTCTCCTTCCACGCCCCGGCCGGCACGACCACCGCGCTGGTGGGGTCGAGCGGGTCCGGCAAGAGCACGCTGATCTCGCTGATCATGGCCTTCGCACGCCCCAAGGGCGGGCGCATCCTCGTGGACGGCAAGGACCTCCTGGCGCTGCGCCTGCGCGACTACCGCGCCAACCTGGGCGTCGTGCTGCAGGACAACTTCCTGTTCGACGGCACCGTGCTCGACAACATTGCGTTCTCCAAGCCGGGCGCGACCAAGGACGAGGTGCTGGCCGCGGCGCGCGTCGCGCATTGCGACGAGTTCGTGCGGCAATTCCCCGATGGCTACGACACCGTGGTCGGCGAGCGCGGCGTGAAGCTCTCCGGCGGCCAGCGGCAGCGCGTCGCCATCGCCCGCGCGATCCTGAGCGACCCGCGCATCCTCCTGCTCGACGAGGCGACGTCGAGTCTCGACAGCGAGAGCGAGCAGCAGATCAAGGAGGGCCTCCGTGCCCTCCGCAGCGGGCGCACGACCTTCGTGATCGCGCACCGCCTGAGCACCATCCAGAGCGCCGACCAGATCCTGGTGCTGGAGCACGGCGAAATCGTCGAGCGGGGCACCCACCACGAACTGCTCCGGCTGGGCGGACGGTACAAGCAGCTCTACGACACGCAATACCACGCCGCGATGGACCAGTTCATCAATCCGGGTGAGGAAATAGCCAGGCAGGAGTGAGAGAGAGACAACAGAGAGACAACAGAAAGACAACAGAAAGACAACAGACGAGGCCCGGCTGATTCATGCGCCGGGCCTCTGTTGTCTCTCTGTTGTCTCTCTGTTGTCTTTCTGTTGTCTCTCTTGTTTCTCTGGCAAGAAACTCCCTGCGGGAGCTTCTTGCCCGTCATCTTCCCCCCATCCCCCTGCATCGACCACGAGCCGTCGAACGTGCCATCCTCGGCGACCGTGCACTCGGCCACCGCTTCGATGCCCTGCGGCGTAGCCAGCACCAGCTTCATGGTGCGCCCTTCGATCTTCAGGGACGAGATCACCGACGTGCCGAAATTCGGGTTGGCCAACGTCCCGGTGTACGAGCCGTCGTCCTTCTTCTCGATCACCATCTCGAAATCCGCCGCCTGTCCCTGCACGACGGCCTGCACGGCGTACTTGCCGACGGGGTCGAGGGCGGCGGGCTTGGTCTCGCCCTGCGCGCGCGCGGCAGCAGGGATCACGACGGCAAGCGCGAGGGCAGCGAGCAGGCGGATTCTCATCGAGTTCGTTCCGGTTGGGGGTAAGCGTCGAAGCGCGACTCAGCGGACTCTGCCATCGGCCATCCGCCATCTGCCTTCCGTATCGCCCTAGACTATACCCCGCTCCCACAAAGCCCGCCACGGTGGCGCCCCAGCCCGCCGTGCCGCATCTTCGGGCCTTCCCCACCCCGCCGCCCGTGACCTGGCCGCAACCCTACAATCCGCTCGGCAGCGCGCTCCTCTCCACCCTCGTCGCCGCGCTCCCCGTTGTCATCCTGCTCGGCGCCCTCGCCTCGCACAAGGTGAAGGCGCACTGGGCGGCACTGCTGGGCCTGGGGTCGGCGATGATCATCGCCGTCGCCGTCTCGGGAATGCCCGCGCGAACCACGGTCGCCGCCGCGGGACTGGGCGCCGCGTATGGCCTGTTCCCGATCGGCTGGATTCTCGTCAACGTCCTCTTCCTCTACCGGCTCGCCGTCGATCACGGCGCGTTCGAGGCGCTGCGCGCGCACATCGCCGACGTGACCGCGGACCGGCGACTTCAGCTGGTGTTCGTCGCCTTCTCGCTCGGCGCCTTCTTCGAGGGAGCGGCCGGCTTCGGAACGCCGGTGGCCATCACTTCGGCGTTGATGGTCGGACTCGGTTTTGGTCCGCTCGAGAGCGCAGTGCTCTCGCTGCTCGCGAACACGGCACCGGTGGCCTTCGGCGCGCTCGGGACGCCAATCATTGCGCTGGGCTCGGTGACCGGTCTCGACGTGCACGACCTGTCGGCGATGGTGGGACGCCTGCTGCCGCCCTTCAGTCTCATCGTCCCGTTCTGGCTCGTCGCCGCCCATTGCGGCATCCGACGCACGATGGCGGTCTGGCCCGCACTGCTCGTCGCCGGTGCGGCGTTTGCGATTCCCCAGTACCTGATGGCCACGTATCACGGCCCCTGGCTGGTGGACATCGTCGCCGCGATGTGCTCGATGGGAGCACTCGCCCTCTTCCTCAAGGTGTGGCAACCGAAGGACATCGAGGCGCATGCTGACGCCGAGGCGGCTGCCAGGTTCGCCGCGGAGCACCGCCACGGCGAAACGGCGCCCGCGATCGACATCGTGAAGGCGTGGCTCCCATGGCTGATCCTCGCGGTCTTCGTCTTCGCCTGGGGCGTCCCGGCCGTCAAGAACGGCCTCAACGTCCTCTCGGCGCCGGCCATACAGGTGCCAGGATTGCACAATCTCGTCGAACGCACGCCGCCGGTGGTCGCCGTGGCGAAGCCCGAAGCGGCGATCTTCACGTTCAATTGGCTCTCGGCCACGGGCACCGCCATCCTGCTGTCGGGGCTCGTCGCCGGGCTCGCGATGCGCGCGGGCCGCCGCAGCCTCACCGGCGCGTACCTCGACGCCCTGCAACGCGCGCGCATTCCCCTGCTCACCATCGCGGCGATGTTCGGCATCGGTTTCGTGATGCGCTATTCAGGACTCGACGCGATCCTCGGCCTCGCCTTTGCGCGCACCGGGCGGGCCTATCCGTACTTCGGCACGATGCTCGGCTGGCTCGGCGTTGCGCTCACGGGCAGTGACACCTCGAGCAACGTGCTCTTCGGATCGCTGCAGGTGCTGACCGCCACGCAGGTCGGCGTGAGCACCGTGCTGATGGCGGCCGCCAACAGCGCCGGCGGCGTGATGGGCAAGATGATCGATGCCCAGAGCATCGTGGTGGCCGGCGCCGCGACCGGCTTCGTCGGACACGAAGGCCTGATCCTGCGCCGGATCTTCTGGCATTCGATCGTGCTGGCAAGCCTGGTGGGACTTTGGGTGATGATTCTGGCTTGAACGGACTCGGAACGGGGAGGGGGTAGGGGCTTGGCGAGGGGAAATGGGAGTCGGAACGAGGAGGGAGTTCTCCCGGCGCGCCGGTGAACTCCCTCCTCGTTCCACATCTCGTCCCTCCTCGCCGAGCCTCTACCCCCTCCTCGTTCCGCAGCAGTTCACTCCGCGGCCACCGTCCTATGCGACGCCCACCGCCGCAGCGCATCGAGGCGTTCCGGCATCGTCTTCGAGAGCGGCCGCGTCGCGACGATCTCCGCCTCGAGCGCATCCGTGTCGAGCGGCGTGTTCGACGCGAACGCCGCATACATCGCGCTGACGATGCTCTCCTCGATTTCCGCGCCGCTGAACCCCTTGGTGGCGGCGACGAGATGCGGAATCTCGACCTTCTCGGGGTCCTGCTTCCGCTTCTTCAAGTGAATGCGAAGGATCTCGGCGCGGGCCTCGTCGCCCGGAAGATCCACGAAGAAGATCTCGTCGAAGCGCCCCTTGCGAATGAACTCCGGCGGCAGCTTCG
This window encodes:
- a CDS encoding L-lactate permease, with amino-acid sequence MTWPQPYNPLGSALLSTLVAALPVVILLGALASHKVKAHWAALLGLGSAMIIAVAVSGMPARTTVAAAGLGAAYGLFPIGWILVNVLFLYRLAVDHGAFEALRAHIADVTADRRLQLVFVAFSLGAFFEGAAGFGTPVAITSALMVGLGFGPLESAVLSLLANTAPVAFGALGTPIIALGSVTGLDVHDLSAMVGRLLPPFSLIVPFWLVAAHCGIRRTMAVWPALLVAGAAFAIPQYLMATYHGPWLVDIVAAMCSMGALALFLKVWQPKDIEAHADAEAAARFAAEHRHGETAPAIDIVKAWLPWLILAVFVFAWGVPAVKNGLNVLSAPAIQVPGLHNLVERTPPVVAVAKPEAAIFTFNWLSATGTAILLSGLVAGLAMRAGRRSLTGAYLDALQRARIPLLTIAAMFGIGFVMRYSGLDAILGLAFARTGRAYPYFGTMLGWLGVALTGSDTSSNVLFGSLQVLTATQVGVSTVLMAAANSAGGVMGKMIDAQSIVVAGAATGFVGHEGLILRRIFWHSIVLASLVGLWVMILA
- a CDS encoding glycerophosphodiester phosphodiesterase; translation: MLVLLDPTARLVIAHRGNSMHAPEDTLESLRQGIALGADGIEFDVRLSADGVPVLLHDPTLDRTTNGSGAVAQHRLAELRRLDAGYRFTRDGGRTFPYRGRGIGIATLDEVFEAFPHTPCILEIKAPEATAPVLRAITRHGAKDRVLIGSFSNAAHDELEGQGFHISASRRDVTRLLWRALLLLPAGTVHYQACSVPPRWKWLRLPVRRFARMLHRRGIPTHCWTVNDPAMARTLWAGGVNAILSDDPGTMLALLGRGPGVISAAET
- a CDS encoding ABC transporter ATP-binding protein encodes the protein MTAPTPPDKKKTNYKLAWGETKALMWTHRRTLGIGFVLMLASRAAGFVGPASTKWLMDEVVGKRRFDLLWPLALAVGLAALVQAATSFALSQVISVAGQRAITELRRRVHARLLRLPVSFFDETQSGVLINRVMNDAEGIRNLIGTGIIQLVGGVLTAAVALGVLFYLNWQMTVATLLFLGIFGAGMAYAFMTLRPVFRERSVISAEVSGRLGQAFGGARVVKIYTAEKREEKVFTLGAHRLFRNIARTITGTSAIGALSTVIIGAIYVVLIVFGGRAIIRGEMTIGDLFMYVFMVALVAFPVVQIASIGTQITEAFAGLDRIREIMQTPTEDEHDAARERVAGLRGAIEFDDVSFEYRAGVPVLSGVSFHAPAGTTTALVGSSGSGKSTLISLIMAFARPKGGRILVDGKDLLALRLRDYRANLGVVLQDNFLFDGTVLDNIAFSKPGATKDEVLAAARVAHCDEFVRQFPDGYDTVVGERGVKLSGGQRQRVAIARAILSDPRILLLDEATSSLDSESEQQIKEGLRALRSGRTTFVIAHRLSTIQSADQILVLEHGEIVERGTHHELLRLGGRYKQLYDTQYHAAMDQFINPGEEIARQE